A portion of the Calliphora vicina chromosome 5, idCalVici1.1, whole genome shotgun sequence genome contains these proteins:
- the Rab32 gene encoding mucin-2 isoform X1 — protein sequence MQNIDAGENDDTLNKFENLQLTQPTSLESLTCEQHQLLENCPKAESSRAIHSDPEETQAKTKTRSRFSTALRKLSRSTRKKEKPSIKSSSTATESSEQIISSGAEDLTESNLITDADKKLKKKKKSAKSIFGLKKSKVVPKQDDPKISFEDQEATKFLEPIFQDKENEVVITTERLSPQNSRSKVQITIKSKKIETVASQEQLNKNPSSPPSPSPTNKTDTPEDSKPKTTDTETKSSNEPLDKSKKLKQKVTTQTSQKSSTTTTTTQAQSKSKQQQQQQQEEITITQSSKDTPPKERAPTKPSRLTTTTTTTSTSTPTSHSSTSSGAIRKTATTTRAAIKLVTGAKSKQKSSSSAKTSKGSNVSNTSTAANSTAAAAAPKKETDLMINPQRGHRLPRPTSTTTTATAASTTHETLAIDHTSLPTNSSIQKQLQPTTPDSLTTFKSLPQTSSEIRSSSTNASLASPPPPPSITTTTDDDEISTSRQQQQENIQTSTTDNSNSVLLQTFPQADDHISLAESVKPSEYSGDTHYDSLEAIKEPVTTVQFAVGSPVRAPFQQPLYEFSIQEPNLEKHIDDKDSSITEANRRRIHYISQSTLFDESHSSELKRSHFRYQSGVSDLSLDTDEQEDNIEDLQPMPAFGDLTMDQDMEPTVMTSSSTEKREHLYKILVIGELGTGKTSFIKRYVHQFFSQNYRATIGVDFALKVLHWDPNTIVRLQLWDIAGQERFGNMTRVYYKEAVGAFIVFDVTRSGTFDCVSKWKEDLDSKVQLPDGSPIPCILLANKCDQDKQGVVTNTEKMDEYVKEHGFAGWFETSAKENINIDEAARALVNKILLNDKLISAADLADSEKFNLNNTGDQTASDGKSKCSC from the exons atgCAAAATATTGACGCCGGCGAAAATGACGACACTCTAAACAAGTTTGAAAACTTGCAACTAACACAACCCACGTCATTGGAAAGTCTAACGTGTGAACAGCACCAACTGTTAGAGAACTGTCCTAAAGCTGAAAGTTCTCGTGCCATACACTCTGACCCCGAGGAGACTCAAGCTAAAACTAAAACACGATCGCGTTTTTCCACTGCTCTCAGAAAACTTTCACGTTCTACTCGCAAAAAAGAGAAACCAAGTATAAAAAGCTCTTCCACAGCCACCGAATCTTCAGAACAGATTATTTCAAGTGGAGCTGAAGATTTAACCGAATCAAATCTTATAACGGATGCGGataagaaattaaagaaaaagaaaaagtcAGCTAAATCCATATTTGGCTTGAAAAAGTCGAAGGTGGTGCCCAAACAAGACGATCCGAAAATAAGTTTTGAAGATCAAGAGGCAACGAAATTTTTGGAACCGATTTTTCAGGATAAGGAAAATGAAGTAGTTATAACTACGGAGCGTCTATCACCGCAGAACTCTAGAAGTAAAGTTCAAATAACGattaaatcaaagaaaattgaAACCGTGGCTTCGCAAGAACAACTCAACAAAAACCCATCATCACCACCATCACCATCCCCAACCAATAAGACCGACACCCCAGAAGACAGTAAACCTAAGACCACCGATACCGAGACAAAATCATCTAACGAACCATTGGATAAAagtaaaaaactcaaacaaaaagtaACAACTCAAACGTCGCAGAAATCCtcaacaaccacaacaacaacacaagcaCAATCTAAAAgtaaacaacagcagcaacagcaacaagaaGAGATAACAATCACTCAAAGTTCTAAAGATACACCACCTAAAGAGAGAGCACCCACTAAGCCATCGCGCTTAACAACGACAACAACTACGACGAGTACATCCACACCGACCAGTCACTCGAGTACAAGCAGTGGTGCAATACGCAAAACAGCCACCACAACTAGAGCAGCTATTAAACTAGTAACGGGTGCAAAATCCAAACAGAAATCATCGTCATCTGCAAAGACCTCAAAAGGATCCAACGTCAGCAATACGAGCACAGCCGCCAATTCGACAGCAGCTGCAGCAGCACCTAAAAAGGAAACCGATTTAATGATAAATCCACAAAGAGGTCATAGACTACCAAGACCTacctcaacaacaacaacagctacaGCAGCGTCAACCACACATGAAACTCTAGCCATAGATCATACATCACTGCCAACGAATTCATCAATCCAAAAACAGCTACAACCAACAACACCCGACAGTCTGACTACTTTTAAAAGTTTACCACAAACATCATCTGAAATTCGATCTTCTTCAACTAACGCTTCATTGGCATCACCACCGCCGCCGCCttctataacaacaacaacagacgACGACGAAATTTCCACTAGCAGACAGCAGCAACaggaaaatatacaaacatcTACCACTGACAATTCGAATTCAGTTCTATTGCAAACCTTCCCACAAGCAGACGATCACATCTCATTAGCGGAAAGTGTTAAGCCAAGCGAATATTCGGGTGACACGCATTACGATTCCCTTGAAGCAATAAAGGAACCGGTAACCACCGTACAATTTGCCGTAGGCAGTCCAGTTAGAGCTCCCTTCCAACAGCCATTATACGAATTTTCCATTCAAGAGCCCAATTTGGAAAAGCATATCGACGACAAAGATTCATCCATAACCGAGGCAAATCGTCGTCGCATACATTATATATCGCAATCGACTTTATTCGACGAATCGCATAGTTCGGAATTGAAACGTTCCCATTTCCGTTATCAATCGGGTGTTAGTGATCTATCCTTGGATACGGACGAACAAGAAGATAACATTGAAGACTTACAACCGATGCCAGCTTTTGGTGATTTAACCATGGATCAAGATATGGAACCG ACTGTAATGACATCATCAAGCACTGAGAAGCGTGAGCATCTTTATAAAATTCTAGTCATCGGCGAATTGGGCACTGGCAAGACATCGTTTATCAAACGTTATGTTCATCAGTTTTTCAGTCAAAATTATCGCGCCACAATTGGTGTCGATTTCGCCTTAAAAGTTTTACACTGGGATCCCAATACCATCGTACGTTTACAATTGTGGGATATCGCCGGTCAGGAGCGTTTCGGTAATATGACAAGGGTTTATTACAAGGAAGCCGTTGGTGCCTTTATTGTTTTCGATGTAACACGTAGTGGTACATTCGATTGTGTTAGTAAGTGGAAAGAGGATTTAGATTCAAAAGTACAATTGCCAGATGGTAGTCCAATTCCGTGTATATTGCTGGCCAATAag TGCGATCAAGATAAACAAGGAGTTGTAACAAATACCGAAAAAATGGATGAATATGTTAAGGAACATGGTTTTGCTGGATGGTTTGAGACTTCCGCCaaagaaaatattaacataGATGAGGCAGCTAGAGCGTTAGTTAATAAG ATTTTACTCAACGATAAACTGATAAGTGCTGCAGATTTGGCCGACAGTGAAAAATTCAATCTCAACAATACGGGCGATCAAACAGCTTCAGATGGCAAAAGCAAATGTTcctgttga
- the Rab32 gene encoding ras-related protein Rab-38 isoform X3, producing the protein MTSSSTEKREHLYKILVIGELGTGKTSFIKRYVHQFFSQNYRATIGVDFALKVLHWDPNTIVRLQLWDIAGQERFGNMTRVYYKEAVGAFIVFDVTRSGTFDCVSKWKEDLDSKVQLPDGSPIPCILLANKCDQDKQGVVTNTEKMDEYVKEHGFAGWFETSAKENINIDEAARALVNKILLNDKLISAADLADSEKFNLNNTGDQTASDGKSKCSC; encoded by the exons ATGACATCATCAAGCACTGAGAAGCGTGAGCATCTTTATAAAATTCTAGTCATCGGCGAATTGGGCACTGGCAAGACATCGTTTATCAAACGTTATGTTCATCAGTTTTTCAGTCAAAATTATCGCGCCACAATTGGTGTCGATTTCGCCTTAAAAGTTTTACACTGGGATCCCAATACCATCGTACGTTTACAATTGTGGGATATCGCCGGTCAGGAGCGTTTCGGTAATATGACAAGGGTTTATTACAAGGAAGCCGTTGGTGCCTTTATTGTTTTCGATGTAACACGTAGTGGTACATTCGATTGTGTTAGTAAGTGGAAAGAGGATTTAGATTCAAAAGTACAATTGCCAGATGGTAGTCCAATTCCGTGTATATTGCTGGCCAATAag TGCGATCAAGATAAACAAGGAGTTGTAACAAATACCGAAAAAATGGATGAATATGTTAAGGAACATGGTTTTGCTGGATGGTTTGAGACTTCCGCCaaagaaaatattaacataGATGAGGCAGCTAGAGCGTTAGTTAATAAG ATTTTACTCAACGATAAACTGATAAGTGCTGCAGATTTGGCCGACAGTGAAAAATTCAATCTCAACAATACGGGCGATCAAACAGCTTCAGATGGCAAAAGCAAATGTTcctgttga